Proteins encoded by one window of Nitrincola iocasae:
- a CDS encoding sugar transferase: MFCTGKFIARKPGSNRWERVLIRLFDFSFALLGLVFGFPVLLLLTIIGLFDTGSPIFRQERVGRHQKPFTLVKFRTMRPETASVASHLANSDDITQFGQFLRKTKLDELPQLWNVLKGEMSLVGPRPCLFNQSELIHERQERKVFEARPGITGLAQVNEIDMSTPALLAETDQRMIESLTLSAYFSYILQTVLGKGRGDRIR, translated from the coding sequence GTGTTTTGTACAGGAAAATTTATCGCCCGGAAACCGGGTTCCAACAGGTGGGAAAGGGTTTTGATTCGGCTTTTTGATTTTTCTTTTGCTTTGTTGGGGCTCGTGTTCGGTTTTCCCGTGCTCTTACTGTTAACTATTATCGGCTTATTTGATACTGGGTCTCCGATTTTTCGCCAAGAGCGGGTTGGTCGCCATCAGAAGCCGTTTACGCTGGTGAAATTTCGAACCATGCGTCCGGAAACGGCTTCAGTTGCATCTCATCTTGCCAATAGTGATGATATTACCCAATTTGGGCAATTTCTGCGCAAGACTAAATTAGATGAGTTGCCCCAGCTTTGGAATGTATTGAAAGGTGAAATGAGCTTGGTTGGGCCTCGGCCTTGTTTATTTAATCAGTCAGAATTGATCCATGAGCGCCAGGAGCGAAAAGTGTTTGAAGCACGCCCTGGTATTACCGGTCTGGCACAGGTTAATGAAATTGATATGTCGACACCCGCATTGCTGGCTGAAACAGACCAGCGCATGATCGAGTCTTTAACCCTGTCTGCGTATTTCAGCTACATCTTGCAAACAGTGTTAGGTAAAGGGCGTGGAGATAGAATCAGATGA